In a single window of the Vicinamibacterales bacterium genome:
- a CDS encoding DUF5107 domain-containing protein: MIVVLVALLCAGIQSGAVSGQPEAGNFLLDTTTLTIPQVDYEPAIYYRDGDPYPHLDLQKVDRHRVIRKEHVAVVMENQYVKLTLLPEMGRVYSLIYKPTGNETLWQNDVATVGGASNDTGWWLWIGGIEYTLPGDEHGTTWAMPWAWEIIEDSSYRKAIRMRVREPATGLEESLDIAIVPGKAYFTARVQIRNPTSTTVEYAHWVNPQWAPGGENGLTDHTEFIIPTERILIEKRWQENLGPSPQVWDGNPLRFIQGWSRMGDLMAEGLTSGFYSAYSHDADEGIVRVFDPEKTPGVDVWTYGFRPQRIPMGSGASNAGYVEMWGGTSPTYPDARQPLEPGASIQWTEWMYPYQRTRGLDYADENVAINFQVVSDARRVVVGLCPSGDWSGSVELWRGSDLGLADEREPLRHWEVTANPERPFFQTPNLQELVVSEFDDLRLRVGSNRSGWIVID; this comes from the coding sequence ATGATTGTTGTTTTGGTCGCACTGCTTTGTGCTGGCATCCAGTCGGGTGCTGTATCGGGGCAGCCTGAGGCAGGTAACTTCTTGCTCGATACGACTACCCTGACGATTCCACAGGTTGACTACGAGCCGGCCATTTACTATCGCGATGGTGATCCCTATCCACACCTCGATTTGCAGAAGGTGGATCGGCATCGTGTTATTCGTAAGGAACATGTCGCTGTTGTGATGGAGAACCAATATGTCAAGCTGACTTTACTGCCAGAAATGGGACGAGTCTATTCGTTAATCTACAAGCCAACTGGAAATGAAACGCTCTGGCAGAACGATGTCGCAACGGTTGGTGGAGCTTCGAATGACACCGGCTGGTGGCTCTGGATCGGTGGCATCGAATACACGTTACCCGGTGACGAACACGGCACCACGTGGGCAATGCCATGGGCCTGGGAGATTATTGAAGACTCCTCTTATCGGAAGGCCATCCGGATGCGAGTCCGTGAGCCGGCCACCGGCCTTGAGGAGTCGCTAGACATCGCCATTGTGCCTGGGAAAGCCTACTTCACTGCGCGGGTTCAGATAAGGAATCCAACAAGCACGACAGTTGAGTACGCACATTGGGTCAACCCACAGTGGGCCCCAGGTGGTGAGAACGGATTGACCGATCATACTGAGTTCATCATTCCGACAGAACGTATTCTCATCGAGAAACGCTGGCAAGAAAATCTTGGGCCGAGCCCTCAGGTATGGGATGGAAATCCCCTCCGGTTTATCCAAGGCTGGAGCCGGATGGGTGATTTGATGGCTGAAGGGTTGACGTCCGGGTTCTATAGTGCCTACTCACACGACGCTGATGAAGGGATCGTTCGGGTATTCGACCCCGAAAAGACACCCGGCGTCGACGTTTGGACCTATGGCTTTAGGCCGCAACGAATTCCGATGGGCTCGGGGGCGTCGAATGCTGGATATGTCGAGATGTGGGGCGGGACAAGTCCAACTTATCCAGACGCTCGCCAACCCCTCGAACCGGGCGCTTCCATCCAGTGGACCGAGTGGATGTATCCGTATCAACGGACGCGTGGACTCGACTACGCCGACGAAAACGTAGCGATCAATTTCCAGGTTGTTTCCGATGCGCGTCGGGTAGTCGTTGGGCTTTGTCCGTCTGGTGATTGGTCAGGATCTGTGGAATTGTGGCGGGGTTCTGATCTCGGTCTAGCGGATGAGCGAGAGCCCCTGCGACACTGGGAGGTTACGGCCAATCCGGAGCGACCATTTTTCCAAACGCCGAACCTTCAAGAACTAGTTGTTTCGGAATTTGATGATCTCCGCTTACGAGTGGGCTCGAATCGGAGCGGGTGGATAGTCATAGACTAA
- the fdhD gene encoding formate dehydrogenase accessory sulfurtransferase FdhD — MFETSREVEVTRVRAGVRDALRDHAATEEPMEVRIHGEPFAVIMRTPGRDHDLAAGFLLSEQVVRGPDEIGLIRHCAAPETPELKNVVDVTLQGKPAVERIRERRQVVTSSSCGLCGRVTLDSLHAQIPSLDDAWEVAGASVLAWPRRLREAQDAFERTGGMHAAGLFDASDTLVDVAEDVGRHNAVDKIVGRMLLLERLPLSSCGLAVSGRASFEIVQKALLARIPLVAAVSAPSTLAIELAEESGVTLLGFVRDGGYNIYSHPRRVVSV; from the coding sequence ATGTTCGAGACATCACGCGAGGTTGAGGTAACTCGAGTTCGGGCCGGCGTTCGCGATGCTCTCCGCGACCACGCCGCGACTGAAGAGCCGATGGAGGTCAGAATCCATGGTGAGCCATTCGCCGTAATTATGCGGACCCCAGGGCGTGATCACGACCTTGCGGCGGGATTTCTCCTTTCAGAACAGGTCGTGCGAGGGCCGGACGAGATCGGTCTGATTCGTCACTGCGCGGCTCCTGAAACTCCCGAATTGAAGAATGTCGTGGACGTTACCTTACAAGGGAAACCTGCTGTGGAACGGATCCGAGAACGTCGACAAGTAGTGACTAGCTCGTCTTGCGGTCTCTGCGGTCGTGTCACCTTGGACTCATTACACGCCCAGATACCTAGCCTTGACGATGCCTGGGAGGTCGCCGGCGCCTCGGTTCTAGCTTGGCCCCGGCGGCTTCGCGAGGCCCAGGATGCCTTTGAGAGGACGGGTGGAATGCATGCCGCCGGGCTTTTCGACGCGTCGGACACATTGGTTGATGTTGCGGAGGACGTGGGTCGTCACAATGCCGTCGACAAAATCGTTGGGCGAATGCTGCTGCTGGAGCGATTACCGCTCTCGTCCTGCGGTCTGGCCGTAAGCGGGCGGGCGTCGTTTGAGATTGTTCAGAAGGCGCTGCTGGCTCGCATTCCGCTTGTGGCGGCCGTGTCGGCTCCATCCACACTCGCGATCGAGTTGGCCGAAGAGTCTGGTGTCACACTTCTTGGCTTCGTTCGTGATGGTGGCTACAACATCTATTCACATCCTAGGCGAGTTGTTTCAGTCTAA
- a CDS encoding tetratricopeptide repeat protein, with product MTLLSPSHSRVIPAASFANQVVVFTGRLASLSRKEACVLVQRLGGKTADEVNSRTTMLVVGEGVSERSGSFQVKHQEPSRGSESKKLKKAEEVNARRPGKVHILTETDFCGLGGLPAPEVPGHQLYSVREIRELYPTVRDDHLRYLEKWRLIGSVTRTNADRYYEFPDLAVIKQVSVELSEAKPFRAIVRSLVSQREGQLTFDFQLGRNSSAQPAKVVTLQVQSKPTLPDLRQIKPGAMDCQSDLAARYFSEGADLDEGDAEQQERAIVAYRQALALDPSLVPALVNLANLHYARDELIEALALYERAIHLEPDCFEAYFNLGNIQHDLGRFGDARDCYQLAVRLNPSHADTHFYLAVTLEKLGRSKDARPHWQLYQQLVPDGEWVALAKEFSE from the coding sequence GTGACGTTGTTATCCCCATCGCATAGTAGGGTAATTCCCGCTGCATCGTTTGCGAACCAGGTCGTTGTCTTTACCGGCCGACTTGCATCATTAAGTCGCAAAGAGGCGTGCGTGTTGGTCCAACGGCTCGGCGGCAAGACTGCCGATGAGGTGAACTCCCGCACGACTATGCTCGTGGTTGGTGAGGGTGTTTCAGAGCGGTCGGGTTCTTTCCAGGTCAAACATCAGGAACCATCTCGTGGTAGCGAGAGCAAGAAACTCAAAAAGGCTGAGGAAGTGAATGCTCGGAGACCTGGGAAGGTACATATTCTCACCGAAACGGACTTTTGTGGTCTGGGAGGGCTACCCGCGCCTGAGGTGCCGGGGCATCAACTCTACAGTGTTCGTGAAATCCGAGAGCTATATCCGACAGTTCGTGATGATCATCTCCGTTATCTTGAGAAGTGGCGACTTATTGGCTCTGTAACCCGAACCAACGCAGATCGCTATTACGAGTTTCCCGACCTTGCCGTCATCAAGCAAGTGAGCGTTGAGCTCAGTGAGGCGAAGCCATTTCGCGCGATCGTCCGCTCTCTTGTTTCCCAGCGGGAGGGGCAGCTCACATTTGATTTTCAGCTTGGCCGGAACAGTTCGGCGCAGCCTGCCAAGGTGGTGACGTTGCAGGTGCAAAGTAAACCAACCTTGCCTGATCTTAGGCAGATCAAACCAGGAGCTATGGATTGCCAGTCGGATCTGGCCGCCCGATATTTCAGTGAGGGAGCTGATTTGGACGAGGGTGACGCGGAACAGCAGGAGCGAGCAATTGTCGCCTATCGGCAGGCGCTTGCGCTCGACCCGTCATTGGTACCGGCGCTGGTGAATCTTGCGAATCTACACTACGCCCGCGACGAACTCATTGAAGCTTTGGCACTCTATGAGCGTGCGATTCATTTGGAACCGGATTGTTTCGAAGCATATTTTAATCTGGGAAATATCCAACACGATCTCGGTAGATTTGGAGACGCGCGCGACTGTTATCAATTGGCGGTGCGACTTAATCCCAGCCATGCGGACACACACTTCTACCTGGCGGTAACTCTAGAAAAGTTGGGCCGTTCCAAGGACGCTCGTCCGCACTGGCAGCTGTATCAGCAGCTGGTGCCAGATGGTGAGTGGGTCGCGCTGGCTAAGGAATTCTCAGAATAG
- a CDS encoding DUF5107 domain-containing protein, with protein sequence MKNTVDKWDDFANSGWMSQWRPPLFLLAFMATLNSFGTIAQVEAGAIVQEDESRGEDAVRIWEEPLTLPTYRVDPPDHNPMFFRNEVYQGAKKKVYPYPLQDKVTRILETKTYTAVHLENEYVALTVLPELGGRLFTATDKTNNYDFFYRQNVVKPALIGMLGAWISGGIEWCVFHHHRNTTFMPVDYTLEAHADGSKTVWVGETERRHRMRWIIGLTLYPGRSYIEATVKLFNRTAQAHSILYWANVAVHASDDYEVLFPPSVQVATYHSKNEFIHWPVGQGAYQGIDYEGVDLSRWPNHPEPTSFFAWNLAEDFSGGYDHGKDAGVVHVGNHHIVAGTKLWEWGPGPRGRLWDQILTDEDGPYAELMVGGLSDNQPDYSWIKPHEVKTFTHHWYPVQEIGGFTKANLEAAVNLEVSSESVQLGFNSTTHVKDARVSLVAKTRTLLDSRVVIGPGVPFTATVDLPTGVKATDVEATLFDAEDRALISDRPRQAVALPELPEPVEPPVAPEDIATVDELYLTGLRLQQGHSPVIPPEPYYEEALRRDPNDVRVNTIVGTNLNKRGLFQEAERYLRTALKRLTSGYVRLGDTDAEYQLGLALRGQGRFGEAYEQFYRASWDAAFHSAAFYQLAELSMREGEWGRALNEIKQSLSTNTNDTKSLGIEAVVLRKLGRIDEALVATSRALVIDPMDTFALNERLLTLRVANANVEAATALDALTRTLRDDAQTYLELATDYGNVTLWGEAIKVLERLVEREVIFSSSYPMVHYYLGYFHGQSDNKTEAVTSYQRAAGMPAEYGFPFRLESIEVLEAALSAHPDDHRAHYYLGNLLYEIQPELAISHWEKSRDLFNGFSTSYRNLGWAYYRTRGNLTAAIESYERAVALDRNDTRLYVELDELYQAANVPIDTRLHMVSVNHEVLERRSDSLLRALMVQVLAGDYGTAIRTLEANQFFVAEGGGRVHGVFVDAHLLRGLARLKGGQAREALADFERASEYPENLSVARPRNDRRASQVAYYTALAHHALGETERSSEYFRRAADQPGTERWPDTWTYQALSLERLGYADEAREKLEAVVNAAEIQLAETRDDVNFFAKFGSRASEATLRARALSMLGFAQQALGRTEEARTSFGRAVELDVSQVWAQYYFISLP encoded by the coding sequence ATGAAGAACACCGTAGACAAGTGGGACGATTTCGCCAACTCCGGTTGGATGAGTCAGTGGCGGCCACCACTCTTTCTTTTGGCTTTCATGGCAACGCTGAACTCGTTCGGCACCATTGCTCAGGTGGAAGCTGGGGCAATAGTCCAGGAAGACGAATCTCGAGGGGAGGATGCAGTCAGGATCTGGGAGGAACCACTCACATTACCAACCTACCGCGTTGACCCGCCCGATCACAATCCAATGTTCTTTCGCAACGAGGTCTACCAGGGTGCCAAGAAGAAGGTCTACCCCTACCCGTTACAAGACAAAGTGACCAGAATTCTTGAGACCAAGACCTATACGGCCGTGCATCTAGAAAACGAGTACGTTGCACTCACTGTCCTGCCAGAACTGGGTGGTCGGTTGTTTACGGCGACCGACAAGACTAACAATTACGATTTTTTCTACCGGCAGAACGTCGTTAAGCCAGCGCTCATCGGTATGTTAGGTGCTTGGATTTCTGGAGGCATCGAGTGGTGCGTCTTTCACCATCATCGCAACACAACCTTCATGCCAGTCGACTACACGCTTGAGGCACACGCCGACGGGAGCAAGACTGTCTGGGTCGGCGAAACCGAGCGGCGGCACAGAATGCGCTGGATTATCGGTCTGACTCTATACCCGGGCCGGTCATACATCGAGGCGACGGTGAAACTATTCAACAGGACCGCACAGGCCCACTCGATCCTCTACTGGGCTAATGTAGCGGTGCACGCCAGCGACGACTACGAGGTATTGTTTCCACCGAGTGTGCAGGTCGCAACCTATCACTCAAAGAACGAGTTTATCCACTGGCCGGTCGGGCAAGGTGCTTATCAAGGGATCGATTACGAGGGTGTCGACCTGAGCCGTTGGCCAAACCATCCTGAACCGACCTCGTTTTTTGCTTGGAATCTGGCCGAAGATTTCTCAGGTGGGTACGATCACGGTAAAGACGCAGGCGTTGTACACGTTGGCAACCACCACATCGTGGCTGGGACAAAACTCTGGGAATGGGGTCCAGGCCCTCGTGGGCGGCTTTGGGATCAAATTCTGACTGATGAAGACGGACCGTATGCTGAACTAATGGTTGGTGGCCTTTCGGATAACCAACCTGATTACAGTTGGATTAAGCCCCATGAGGTGAAGACCTTCACGCACCACTGGTATCCAGTGCAGGAAATCGGTGGTTTCACGAAGGCAAATCTTGAGGCGGCGGTAAACCTTGAGGTCTCATCGGAGTCCGTGCAACTCGGGTTTAACTCCACCACCCACGTCAAGGATGCTCGGGTTTCGCTGGTGGCCAAGACCAGAACGCTGCTTGATAGCCGGGTAGTTATTGGGCCTGGCGTTCCCTTTACCGCGACCGTTGACCTACCAACTGGCGTGAAGGCTACTGACGTGGAAGCGACGCTTTTTGATGCAGAGGACCGTGCCCTGATCAGCGATCGTCCGAGACAGGCTGTTGCGCTTCCGGAACTTCCCGAACCCGTTGAGCCGCCGGTCGCGCCTGAGGATATCGCAACTGTAGACGAGTTATACCTTACGGGTCTCCGACTTCAGCAGGGGCACAGCCCAGTTATACCGCCTGAGCCTTACTACGAAGAAGCACTTCGGCGTGACCCAAACGACGTGCGGGTAAACACGATTGTCGGTACGAATCTGAATAAGCGAGGACTCTTTCAAGAAGCTGAACGCTATCTGCGAACGGCACTGAAACGGTTAACGAGTGGTTATGTCAGGCTGGGTGATACTGATGCAGAGTATCAACTTGGCTTGGCACTTCGTGGACAGGGGCGGTTCGGTGAGGCTTACGAGCAATTCTATCGAGCCTCTTGGGATGCAGCATTTCACTCGGCGGCCTTCTATCAATTAGCTGAGCTTTCGATGCGTGAGGGAGAATGGGGCCGCGCGTTGAACGAAATCAAGCAGTCGCTATCCACGAACACAAACGACACTAAATCACTTGGAATAGAGGCTGTCGTTCTCCGAAAGCTCGGCCGTATAGATGAGGCGCTCGTGGCAACGTCTCGTGCGCTAGTAATTGACCCGATGGACACGTTCGCCCTTAATGAGCGCCTTCTGACACTTCGAGTAGCCAATGCTAACGTTGAAGCGGCTACTGCTCTCGATGCACTTACACGCACGTTACGTGATGATGCTCAGACGTATCTGGAGCTCGCTACTGACTACGGTAACGTCACGCTTTGGGGAGAAGCGATTAAGGTGCTGGAGCGTCTTGTGGAGCGCGAGGTGATTTTTTCTAGTTCTTATCCGATGGTGCACTACTACCTCGGCTATTTCCATGGCCAGTCTGATAATAAGACTGAGGCCGTTACCAGTTACCAGCGGGCCGCCGGAATGCCGGCCGAATACGGTTTTCCGTTCAGACTGGAAAGTATTGAGGTGTTGGAGGCCGCACTCAGCGCACATCCTGACGACCATAGGGCCCATTATTATCTAGGCAACCTGCTCTACGAGATCCAACCCGAGCTGGCGATCAGTCACTGGGAGAAGTCGCGCGATCTCTTCAACGGTTTTTCAACTTCTTACCGGAACCTCGGGTGGGCCTATTATCGAACGCGGGGCAATCTCACAGCGGCAATCGAGAGTTACGAGCGAGCAGTCGCGCTTGACCGAAATGACACGCGGCTCTACGTTGAACTTGACGAACTGTATCAGGCCGCAAACGTGCCAATCGATACGCGCCTCCATATGGTTTCGGTCAATCACGAGGTCCTTGAGCGGCGAAGCGATAGTCTCCTTCGGGCGCTCATGGTGCAGGTGTTGGCAGGTGACTACGGAACAGCCATTAGGACTCTTGAAGCAAACCAGTTCTTTGTGGCCGAAGGCGGTGGGCGCGTGCACGGCGTGTTTGTGGACGCGCATCTCTTACGCGGGTTAGCCCGGTTAAAGGGCGGGCAGGCTCGTGAGGCGTTGGCTGACTTTGAGCGGGCCTCTGAGTACCCCGAGAATTTATCAGTCGCGCGGCCTAGGAACGACCGGCGTGCTTCTCAGGTGGCCTATTACACTGCTCTTGCGCATCACGCGTTGGGGGAGACTGAGCGATCTTCCGAGTATTTCCGGCGCGCAGCGGATCAACCTGGCACCGAGCGCTGGCCAGACACGTGGACCTATCAGGCGCTTTCGCTTGAGAGATTGGGTTACGCTGATGAGGCACGGGAAAAGCTTGAGGCGGTGGTCAATGCGGCCGAGATTCAGCTCGCAGAGACCAGAGATGATGTAAATTTTTTCGCCAAGTTCGGGAGTCGCGCTTCCGAGGCCACTCTTCGTGCAAGGGCTCTTTCGATGCTTGGGTTCGCACAGCAAGCGCTCGGTAGGACGGAGGAGGCCAGAACGAGCTTTGGGCGTGCAGTTGAACTCGATGTGTCGCAGGTGTGGGCGCAGTACTATTTCATCTCGCTTCCCTAA
- a CDS encoding RidA family protein produces the protein MRIMKLAIISLSVCFLVLEASAFQAGKRVITRDTSSNAPFSPAVAAGDFIYLSGTLARGEGIREQTRGVLSNLGEVLELAGADYTRVAAVTVYLRNTSDFQGMNEIFREYFPSEPPTRTTVQTDLVREDALVEMSMIAIRPGAERTVLQPEGWPTGTAPYSYGIKSGDTVFLAGILGRDYSSANSSVGSDIQAETRAIFENARQILAAAGMSLNDVVASRVYITDTTLFRDMNTSYSAHFPEIPPARATVRANLMGDQYHLEITLIAVAGAKTRITRPNADGTLGRESPVLSHAVRVGNRLYLSGMLGVSDETRTDTQAQARQTLATIGRTLDAAGFGIDDLVDGVIYLTDMSEWGEMNVAYREAITGNFPARAAVGTGLMSGDGRVEIMFTAVR, from the coding sequence ATGCGTATTATGAAACTGGCAATTATCAGTCTTAGTGTCTGTTTTCTAGTTCTCGAAGCGTCAGCCTTTCAGGCCGGCAAGCGAGTCATCACGCGAGACACATCGTCTAATGCGCCGTTCAGCCCAGCCGTTGCAGCTGGTGATTTCATCTATCTGTCGGGCACGTTAGCACGCGGTGAGGGCATTCGCGAACAGACGCGCGGTGTTTTGTCCAACCTTGGCGAAGTGCTTGAACTTGCTGGTGCCGACTACACTCGCGTGGCGGCCGTGACAGTGTATCTTCGCAACACGAGCGATTTTCAGGGAATGAATGAGATTTTTCGAGAGTACTTTCCGTCCGAACCACCTACGCGCACAACGGTCCAGACTGACCTGGTTCGTGAAGACGCATTGGTTGAGATGTCGATGATTGCTATTCGTCCAGGTGCGGAGCGAACGGTGCTTCAACCGGAGGGGTGGCCTACCGGCACGGCCCCATACAGCTACGGTATCAAGTCGGGCGATACAGTCTTCCTCGCCGGTATCCTAGGGCGGGACTACAGTAGTGCTAACTCGAGTGTCGGTAGTGACATTCAGGCGGAAACGCGCGCTATCTTTGAGAACGCTAGGCAGATTCTAGCCGCTGCCGGCATGTCTCTTAACGATGTCGTTGCGTCGCGTGTCTACATCACCGACACCACCTTGTTCCGCGATATGAATACTTCCTACAGTGCGCACTTCCCTGAAATTCCACCGGCACGTGCGACTGTACGGGCCAATCTCATGGGCGATCAATATCACTTGGAGATCACATTGATCGCTGTCGCTGGGGCGAAGACACGGATTACTCGACCTAACGCTGACGGCACACTTGGTCGCGAGAGTCCTGTGCTGAGCCACGCCGTGCGGGTGGGGAACCGACTCTACCTGTCAGGCATGCTTGGAGTAAGTGATGAGACGCGCACTGATACACAAGCACAGGCGCGGCAGACGCTGGCCACGATCGGACGGACGCTTGATGCCGCAGGATTCGGTATTGATGATCTGGTTGATGGTGTTATTTACCTCACGGACATGAGCGAGTGGGGAGAGATGAACGTGGCTTATCGAGAGGCGATCACCGGTAATTTTCCTGCTCGTGCTGCAGTGGGCACAGGGCTTATGAGTGGTGATGGTCGCGTTGAGATCATGTTCACGGCCGTTAGATAG
- a CDS encoding threonine/serine dehydratase, translating into MVTLEAIDAAAERIRGVARRTPIVEVSPATGDLPILLKCENLQAAGAFKIRGAYNTLVQLDAGARDRGVITYSSGNHAQAVALAARVLGVPATVVMPTTAPKIKVDGAREFGAEVLFEGTTSRERGRRAEAEASARQLTLIQPFDHEWIIAGQGTVGRELLEQCPTVATVILPVGGGGLAAGVSAAVKQAKPGVRVIGVEPVGAATMTASLEAGQPVTLDSVSSIADGLLPVRPGDLNFAHMQRFVDEFVTVDDRSIAEAVVWLHRHAKLVVEPSGAASVAAARRMGADLARPVVAVLSGGNMAPETLVACVELAG; encoded by the coding sequence ATGGTGACCCTAGAGGCGATCGATGCCGCGGCTGAACGCATTCGAGGTGTGGCACGCCGAACACCGATCGTGGAGGTGTCGCCCGCCACAGGTGACTTACCAATTCTTCTCAAGTGCGAAAACCTGCAGGCGGCAGGTGCGTTCAAGATCCGCGGCGCCTATAACACCCTTGTGCAGCTTGATGCAGGGGCACGTGACCGTGGCGTGATTACCTATTCGTCTGGCAACCATGCTCAGGCGGTCGCACTGGCGGCTCGTGTGCTAGGCGTGCCGGCGACGGTCGTGATGCCAACGACAGCGCCGAAGATCAAGGTGGATGGAGCGCGTGAATTCGGCGCGGAGGTGCTTTTCGAGGGTACGACTTCACGAGAACGCGGTCGCCGGGCGGAAGCAGAAGCATCGGCGCGCCAGTTAACTTTGATACAGCCTTTCGATCACGAGTGGATCATTGCTGGTCAAGGCACCGTCGGCCGTGAGCTTTTGGAGCAGTGTCCGACCGTGGCAACAGTCATCTTGCCAGTGGGGGGTGGCGGGTTAGCCGCAGGCGTGTCGGCAGCGGTCAAACAGGCGAAGCCCGGAGTGCGAGTCATAGGGGTGGAGCCGGTTGGTGCGGCAACGATGACAGCCTCGCTTGAGGCCGGGCAGCCCGTCACGCTCGATAGTGTGTCGAGTATCGCTGACGGTTTACTACCGGTACGTCCTGGCGACCTGAACTTTGCTCATATGCAACGCTTCGTTGACGAGTTTGTTACCGTTGACGATCGGTCGATCGCTGAGGCTGTCGTTTGGCTGCACCGCCATGCGAAGCTTGTAGTAGAGCCGAGCGGTGCCGCGTCGGTCGCCGCTGCCCGCCGGATGGGCGCCGACCTTGCTCGACCAGTGGTGGCCGTCTTAAGCGGTGGCA
- the infA gene encoding translation initiation factor IF-1: MSKEDLIDVQGTVVAVHSGGLYRVECDAGHEVLAQLSGRMRRFRIRVVPGDRVTIGVSPYDPARGIITFRAR; encoded by the coding sequence TTGAGCAAAGAGGACTTAATCGACGTTCAAGGAACGGTCGTTGCAGTACACAGTGGCGGACTTTATCGAGTAGAGTGTGACGCGGGGCACGAAGTACTCGCCCAGCTAAGCGGCCGCATGAGACGCTTCCGAATCAGAGTCGTGCCGGGAGACCGGGTGACTATCGGTGTATCACCATACGACCCGGCGCGTGGCATCATCACATTCCGCGCTCGTTAG
- a CDS encoding tetratricopeptide repeat protein, with translation MLLLIYVVLITFQIWAIVDCLRLRSRLWWVLGILFFGPIGALAYVFSELRRGRQFGQTSTIETVPRNPRIDELQSLLLSNPAPGLFVELGDLQVSEGDHQSAAEAYRRSLEADPESVYARYHFGLALAAQGRHAEAVEALRKVYADDPKYDYGEAAERLADALLAAGQDSEALEQYASVVSAWARARPKFYWGLLLDKMGRKAEAKSVMQEIVDQEDAVPDYLRSGESPWIKQARRYLDGWPPETLFNS, from the coding sequence GTGTTGTTGCTCATATACGTTGTTTTGATCACGTTTCAGATCTGGGCCATAGTCGACTGTTTGCGTTTGCGGTCGCGCTTATGGTGGGTGCTGGGGATTTTGTTTTTTGGACCGATTGGGGCTCTAGCGTATGTGTTTAGTGAGCTTCGCCGTGGACGCCAGTTCGGGCAGACCTCGACCATTGAGACGGTTCCACGCAATCCTCGAATCGACGAGCTCCAATCGCTACTTCTTTCGAATCCGGCACCTGGTCTCTTTGTTGAGCTAGGTGACCTACAGGTAAGCGAAGGAGATCACCAGTCTGCTGCTGAAGCCTACCGTCGGTCGCTGGAGGCCGACCCGGAGAGCGTATATGCCCGCTACCATTTCGGCCTAGCGTTGGCGGCGCAGGGTCGACACGCGGAGGCGGTCGAGGCATTGCGGAAGGTATACGCTGATGACCCGAAGTACGATTACGGTGAAGCGGCAGAGAGACTGGCTGACGCGTTGTTGGCTGCCGGGCAGGATAGTGAAGCGCTGGAACAATATGCTTCTGTTGTTAGTGCGTGGGCCCGCGCACGCCCAAAATTTTATTGGGGATTGCTGCTCGACAAAATGGGACGGAAGGCCGAGGCAAAGTCCGTCATGCAGGAGATTGTTGACCAGGAAGATGCTGTTCCAGATTACCTCCGGTCCGGAGAGTCGCCTTGGATCAAACAGGCGCGGCGTTACCTTGATGGATGGCCACCTGAAACTCTGTTCAACTCATAA
- a CDS encoding secondary thiamine-phosphate synthase enzyme YjbQ, translating to MVVTVQHRLETSGQGDAHDLTPVLTAALVDAGLVEGIATVAVVGSTAAITTLEFEPGVIRDLSGVCERFAPRAGDYAHHLHWGDDNGSSHVRAALFGPSVTIPFTDRSLTLGTWQQVTLVEFDTGPRQREVVIQLMGD from the coding sequence ATGGTCGTTACGGTCCAGCATCGGCTTGAGACCTCTGGACAGGGAGACGCGCACGACCTTACACCTGTATTGACGGCGGCCTTGGTCGATGCCGGCTTAGTGGAGGGCATTGCCACGGTGGCTGTCGTGGGTTCGACTGCGGCGATCACAACGCTAGAGTTCGAACCTGGTGTCATCCGCGATCTTAGCGGGGTCTGCGAGCGGTTCGCACCGCGAGCGGGAGATTACGCGCACCATCTCCACTGGGGGGATGATAACGGGTCTAGCCATGTCCGTGCCGCCCTGTTCGGACCATCGGTAACCATTCCGTTTACCGATCGGTCATTGACGCTCGGTACCTGGCAGCAGGTGACACTCGTGGAGTTTGACACCGGGCCCCGCCAGCGCGAGGTTGTTATCCAGCTGATGGGAGACTGA